One stretch of Echeneis naucrates chromosome 11, fEcheNa1.1, whole genome shotgun sequence DNA includes these proteins:
- the tfpi2 gene encoding tissue factor pathway inhibitor 2 isoform X1: MWSGVRKRPETWSQSSAMESCIFAFVALLSSFYNVLVMSSKDVCLLQMDEGPCRGEIERYYYNTVTQKCEVFYYGGCQGNANNFKSYQECQKKCFRIPKIPPICRFPKEEGHCRALLPRYFFNMTTMQCDLFYYGGCHGNLNRFPDLTSCMEYCSPQKTIPVLCLDPLDKGKCSASITRYYYNKASKMCEEFTYSGCGGSSNNFVSRQSCMDVCAKGRKTHTEQRKMRRMRRNRKNRIARARINF; the protein is encoded by the exons ATGTGGTCTGGAGTTCGGAAAAGACCAGAGACTTGGAGCCAAAGTTCAGCCATGGAGTCTTGCATATTCG CGTTCGTTGCGCTTCTCTCGTCATTTTACAACGTGCTGGTGATGTCCTCCAAAG ACGTGTGTCTCCTTCAAATGGACGAGGGACCGTGCAGAGGGGAGATTGAGCGCTATTATTACAACACGGTCACTCAGAAATGTGAGGTTTTCTACTATGGGGGATGCCAGGGGAATGCCAATAACTTCAAGAGCTACCAGGAGTGCcagaagaaatgtttcagaatTCCAA AGATTCCCCCAATCTGCAGGTTTCCTAAAGAGGAGGGTCACTGCCGGGCTCTCCTCCCTCGATACTTCTTCAACATGACCACCATGCAGTGCGACCTGTTTTATTACGGAGGCTGCCACGGGAACTTAAATCGCTTCCCAGACCTTACCTCCTGCATGGAGTACTGCAGCCCACAAAAAA CTATTCCCGTGCTATGTCTGGACCCCCTGGACAAAGGGAAGTGCTCAGCCTCCATTACTCGGTACTATTATAACAAAGCTTCAAAGATGTGTGAGGAGTTCACCTACTCCGGCTGTGGAGGGAGCAGCAACAACTTTGTCTCGAGACAGAGCTGCATGGACGTGTGTGCCAAAG gaaggaaaacacacacagagcaaagaaaaatgaGACGAATGAGACGGAATAGAAAAAATCGCATTGCCCGTGCACGCATAAATTTCTGA
- the tfpi2 gene encoding tissue factor pathway inhibitor 2 isoform X3: MDEGPCRGEIERYYYNTVTQKCEVFYYGGCQGNANNFKSYQECQKKCFRIPKIPPICRFPKEEGHCRALLPRYFFNMTTMQCDLFYYGGCHGNLNRFPDLTSCMEYCSPQKTIPVLCLDPLDKGKCSASITRYYYNKASKMCEEFTYSGCGGSSNNFVSRQSCMDVCAKGRKTHTEQRKMRRMRRNRKNRIARARINF; this comes from the exons ATGGACGAGGGACCGTGCAGAGGGGAGATTGAGCGCTATTATTACAACACGGTCACTCAGAAATGTGAGGTTTTCTACTATGGGGGATGCCAGGGGAATGCCAATAACTTCAAGAGCTACCAGGAGTGCcagaagaaatgtttcagaatTCCAA AGATTCCCCCAATCTGCAGGTTTCCTAAAGAGGAGGGTCACTGCCGGGCTCTCCTCCCTCGATACTTCTTCAACATGACCACCATGCAGTGCGACCTGTTTTATTACGGAGGCTGCCACGGGAACTTAAATCGCTTCCCAGACCTTACCTCCTGCATGGAGTACTGCAGCCCACAAAAAA CTATTCCCGTGCTATGTCTGGACCCCCTGGACAAAGGGAAGTGCTCAGCCTCCATTACTCGGTACTATTATAACAAAGCTTCAAAGATGTGTGAGGAGTTCACCTACTCCGGCTGTGGAGGGAGCAGCAACAACTTTGTCTCGAGACAGAGCTGCATGGACGTGTGTGCCAAAG gaaggaaaacacacacagagcaaagaaaaatgaGACGAATGAGACGGAATAGAAAAAATCGCATTGCCCGTGCACGCATAAATTTCTGA
- the tfpi2 gene encoding tissue factor pathway inhibitor 2 isoform X2, translated as MSSKDVCLLQMDEGPCRGEIERYYYNTVTQKCEVFYYGGCQGNANNFKSYQECQKKCFRIPKIPPICRFPKEEGHCRALLPRYFFNMTTMQCDLFYYGGCHGNLNRFPDLTSCMEYCSPQKTIPVLCLDPLDKGKCSASITRYYYNKASKMCEEFTYSGCGGSSNNFVSRQSCMDVCAKGRKTHTEQRKMRRMRRNRKNRIARARINF; from the exons ATGTCCTCCAAAG ACGTGTGTCTCCTTCAAATGGACGAGGGACCGTGCAGAGGGGAGATTGAGCGCTATTATTACAACACGGTCACTCAGAAATGTGAGGTTTTCTACTATGGGGGATGCCAGGGGAATGCCAATAACTTCAAGAGCTACCAGGAGTGCcagaagaaatgtttcagaatTCCAA AGATTCCCCCAATCTGCAGGTTTCCTAAAGAGGAGGGTCACTGCCGGGCTCTCCTCCCTCGATACTTCTTCAACATGACCACCATGCAGTGCGACCTGTTTTATTACGGAGGCTGCCACGGGAACTTAAATCGCTTCCCAGACCTTACCTCCTGCATGGAGTACTGCAGCCCACAAAAAA CTATTCCCGTGCTATGTCTGGACCCCCTGGACAAAGGGAAGTGCTCAGCCTCCATTACTCGGTACTATTATAACAAAGCTTCAAAGATGTGTGAGGAGTTCACCTACTCCGGCTGTGGAGGGAGCAGCAACAACTTTGTCTCGAGACAGAGCTGCATGGACGTGTGTGCCAAAG gaaggaaaacacacacagagcaaagaaaaatgaGACGAATGAGACGGAATAGAAAAAATCGCATTGCCCGTGCACGCATAAATTTCTGA
- the gngt1 gene encoding guanine nucleotide-binding protein G(T) subunit gamma-T1, with protein sequence MPVINVEDLTDKDKAVMEVNQLKLEVKLERWLTSKCCEEIKDYIQAGVEEDTLVKGISEEKNPFKEKGGCVIC encoded by the exons ATGCCGGTGATAAACGTAGAGGACCTTACAGACAAGGACAAAGCTGTAATGGAAGTAAACCAGCTTAAACTTGAAGTGAAACTAGAAAGGTGGTTG ACATCCAAATGTTGTGAAGAAATCAAGGACTACATTCAGGCTGGAGTGGAGGAGGACACCCTTGTCAAAGGCATTTCAGAGGAGAAGAACCCCTTCAAGGAGAAAGGTGGCTGTGTCATCTGCTAG